The Cygnus olor isolate bCygOlo1 chromosome 18, bCygOlo1.pri.v2, whole genome shotgun sequence genome includes a window with the following:
- the AATK gene encoding serine/threonine-protein kinase LMTK1 isoform X3: MPALQLGCSPLSPSLGRRRGGGRCPGTPVPHVPQPAQPQEDARQGERPGCGVPGAAPPGAEGTAAGDSVGWHSAGTGTRPAPAVQLLKSADLGRQSLLYLKEIGHGWFGKVFLGEVNSGISSTQVVVKELKASASVQDQMQFLEEAQPYRALQHTNLLQCLAQCAEVTPYLLVMEFCPLGDLKGYLRSCRGADTMAPDPLTLQRMACEVACGVLHLHRNNYIHSDLALRNCLLTADLTVKIGDYGLSHCKYKTLHTWQDDYFVTADQLWVPLRWIAPELIDEVHGNLLIVDQTKASNVWSLGVTIWELFELGSQPYDHYSDRQVLAYAIKEQQLKLPKPQLKLSLSERWYEVMQFCWLQPEQRPTAEEVHLLLSYLCAKGATEAEEEFEKRWNSMKPNSSASGGHHGAELSSFPLLEQFSADGFPSDGDDILTVMETSHGLNFEYKWEHTKTEHFQAPLGSLSPSSAARYHDLYYPAASAGRLSLGVSPSCYECKQPGCPGLPAPGVVPILGAHSPSLSSEYYIRIEGPAEGSAELDYAMCSYSPEGERGSPRPPSCWRPQGTRGGSTYDSDSSPTVSLSMEPLLGHAPGGEGSWECAEYYPYACPGQEQRGYEASPGHGAERYLLEDEHTEPGGKDWPVPGFQHSIFGDPLGVSPSVNCAYSPRGYGQPPGQSATRPDCVALELGDDSPPGAPLPEGASPPAPQQPWASNNSSNNNIGGSSSPAAREPGDSWCYRRMITFRGLMAKPLGTVPRGQPQLGGSPPGLDFRRPRQDQALSTAGGSSPCRSPSPRSQAWQSRDSSASGRSQAAALAGGPGTPRGPGAAPAAIARAQPCAQDARPAEGMEGSSPARSPVLGLGEAAPMAGTSAPNPGPPTEPGVDGAQPTPEAVEALVPGEAAADSGTCPASDTDRTPDKTFSSASFPGGDDGSDEDTAELTSGVFTDFSGDYMERVDMAPAFKSLQKQVGTPDSLESLDIPSTASSCEVFSPTAFAPAGQPKALDSGYDTENNESPEFVLKEPHEPREPEAFGQLGKPPPGLPGGEGDVPAPETRLSASFSAELHGLSEKNPYRDSAYFSDYDTEAERGPKDDEDSEGSETPQAEKEGSQPHAQDLGQAPGLGEDPLHPPGAPGSPPAAPGTAEASEAPDVGVSAGDWRGAEAGDAPAGPTAQEAGTDPRVTGTGPGTDGDTPGVCGVPPGSVPPKTFFLSPVPASPEEPASGRGTPVAEGIPGLGGDAAGGKQTVSPTPGLGEAGPTPEGTGVGIAPGGDAPGGPSTLLSGAESPVRSPPGLSLLPSAREPRPATSERREEPEEEEEDTEDSDESDEELRCYNIQEQSEESEEEPVAVPIVVAESHSSRNLRSLLKMPSLLSEAFCEDLERKKKAVSFYDDVTIYLFDQESPTRELGEQSFPDAPEPSGQPPANGSPTSPASPTDRLSASDDSSDGNASEESGGFEWDDDFPLMPVKPSLMSSLSGTPAEPDPSVPALLPVPKQVLPIQFSRFTVSPAPVSRFSITHVSDSDMDSIGGSSEDGDRE, from the exons ATGCCAGCGCTGCAGCTCGGCTGCTCTCCgctctccccatccctggggaggagaaggggtgGGGGACGGTGCCCGGGCACACCGGTGCCCCACGTCCCCCAGCCAGCACAACCCCAAGAGGATGCCCGGCAGGGAGAGCGCCCTGGCTGCggggtgcctggggctgccccccccggTGCTGAGGGGACAGCAGCCGGGGACAGCGTGGGGTGGCACAGCGCGGGCACCGGGACTCGGCCGGCACCGGCGG TGCAGCTCCTCAAGTCCGCGGACCTGGGGCGGCAGAGCCTGCTGTACCTGAAGGAGATCGGGCATGGCTGGTTTGGAAAG GTGTTCCTGGGGGAGGTGAACTCGGGCATCAGCAGCACCCAGGTGGTGGTGAAGGAGCTGAAGGCCAGCGCCAGCGTGCAGGACCAGATGCAGTTCCTGGAGGAAGCGCAGCCCTACAG GGCCCTCCAGCACACCaacctgctgcagtgcctggccCAGTGCGCCGAGGTCACCCCCTACCTGCTGGTGATGGAGTTCTGCCCGCTG GGTGACCTGAAGGGGTACCTGCGGAGCTGCCGGGGGGCCGACACCATGGCCCCGGACCCGCTGACCCTGCAGAGGATGGCGTGCGAGGTGGCCTGCGGCGTCCTGCACCTGCACAGGAACAACTACATCCACAG CGACCTGGCCCTGCGGAACTGCCTGCTCACCGCCGACCTGACCGTCAAGATCGGGGACTACGGGCTCTCGCACTGCAAGTACAAA ACCCTGCATACTTGGCAGGACGACTACTTCGTGACGGCCGACCAGCTGTGGGTGCCGCTGCGCTGGATCGCCCCCGAGCTCATCGACGAAGTGCACGGCAACCTGCTCATCGTGGACCAGACCAAGGCCAGCAACGTCTG GTCGCTGGGCGTCACCATCTGGGAGCTGTTTGAGCTGGGCAGCCAGCCCTACGACCACTACTCCGACCGGCAAGTGCTCGCCTACGCCAtcaaggagcagcagctgaagctgcCCAAGCCCCAGCTGAAGCTGTCGCTGTCGGAGCGCTG GTATGAAGTGATGCagttctgctggctgcagcccgaGCAGCGCCCGACGGCCGAGGAGGTGCACCTGCTGCTCTCCTACCTCTGCGCCAAAGGCGCGACGGAGGCCGAGGAGGAGTTCGAGAAGCGCTGGAACTCCATGAAGCCCAACAGCAGCGCCAGCGGCGGCCACCACGGCGCCGAGCTCTCCTCCTTCCCGCTGCTGGAGCAGTTCTCGGCCGACGGCTTCCCCTCGGACGGGGACGACATCCTGACCGTCATGGAGACCAGCCACGGCCTCAACTTCGAGTACAAGTGGGAGCACACCAAGACCGAGCACTTCCAGGCCCCCCTGGGGTCCCTGAGCCCCAGCAGCGCCGCCCGCTACCACGACCTCTACTACCCGGCCGCGTCCGCGGGGCGCCTGAGCCTGGGGGTCTCGCCCTCCTGCTACGAGTGCAAGCAGCCCGGCTGCCCCGGCCTGCCGGCGCCCGGCGTGGTGCCCATCCTGGGCGCCCACAGCCCCTCGCTCAGCAGCGAGTATTACATCCGCATCGAGGGGCCGGCCGAGGGCAGCGCCGAGCTGGACTACGCCATGTGCTCCTACAGCCCCGAGGGCGAGCggggctccccgcggcccccgTCCTGCTGGAGACCCCAGGGCACGCGGGGCGGCAGCACCTATGACTCCGACAGCAGCCCCACCGTCTCCCTCAGCATGGAGCCGCTGCTGGGCCACGCGCCGGGGGGCGAAGGCTCGTGGGAGTGCGCCGAGTACTACCCCTACGCCTGCCCGGGGCAGGAGCAGCGCGGCTACGAGGCGTCCCCCGGCCACGGTGCCGAGCGGTACCTGCTGGAGGACGAGCACACCGAGCCAGGCGGCAAGGACTGGCCCGTCCCTGGCTTCCAGCACAGCATCTTCGGCGACCCGCTGGGCGTCTCCCCCTCGGTGAACTGCGCCTACAGCCCCCGGGGGTacgggcagcccccggggcagAGCGCAACCCGGCCGGACTGTGTGGCGCTGGAGCTGGGCGACGACAGCCCCCCGGGCGCCCCCCTCCCGGAGGGTgccagccccccggccccgcagcagccctgGGCCTCCAACAACTCCTCCAACAACAACatcggtggcagcagcagcccggccGCCCGCGAGCCCGGTGACAGCTGGTGCTACCGCCGCATGATCACCTTCCGCGGGCTGATGGCCAAGCCGCTGGGCACCGTGCCGCGCGGCCAGCCCCAGCTCGGGGGGTCCCCGCCGGGCCTCGATTTCCGCCGCCCGcggcaggatcaggccctcaGCACGGCCGGCGGCTCCTCCCCGTGCCGCTCGCCCTCCCCACGGAGCCAGGCCTGGCAGAGCCGTGACTCATCAGCCTCCGGCCGCTCGCAGGCGGCGGCGCTGGCCGGTGGCCCCGGCACGCCACGGGGCCCCGGCGCAGCCCCGGCAGCCATAGCCAGGGCCCAGCCGTGCGCGCAGGATGCCCGCCCGGCCGAGGGAATggaggggagcagccctgcccgcagccctgtgctggggctgggggaggctgccCCCATGGCTGGCACCTCTGCCCCAAACCCCGGGCCCCCTACGGAGCCCGGTGTAGATGGTGCCCAGCCTACGCCGGAGGCTGTTGAGGCACTGGTGCCCGGGGAGGCCGCTGCTGACAGCGGCACGTGTCCTGCCAGCGACACGGACAGGACCCCGGACAAGACGTTCTCCAGCGCCAGCTTCCCCGGTGGGGATGACGGGAGCGACGAGGACACGGCAGAGCTGACCTCTGGCGTCTTCACTGACTTCTCCGGGGACTATATGGAGAGGGTGGACATGGCCCCGGCGTTCAAGTCCCTGCAAAAGCAGGTGGGGACACCGGATTCCCTGGAGTCCCTGGACATCCCCTCCACAGCCAGCTCCTGCGAGGTCTTCAGCCCCACCGCCTTCGCCCCCGCTGGGCAGCCCAAGGCGCTCGACAGCGGCTACGACACCGAGAACAACGAGTCCCCCGAGTTTGTCCTCAAGGAGCCCCACGAGCCCCGAGAGCCAGAGGCCTTTGGCCAGCTGGGGAAGCCGCCCCCAGGGCTGCCGGGGGGCGAGGGTGATGTCCCGGCCCCCGAGACACGGCTCTCGGCATCCTTCAGCGCCGAGCTGCACGGCCTCTCTGAGAAGAACCCGTACCGTGACTCTGCCTACTTCTCCGACTACGACACCGAGGCCGAGCGTGGCCCCAAGGACGACGAGGACAGTGAAGGGTCTGAGACCCCgcaggcagagaaggagggGTCCCAGCCCCACGCACAGGACCTGGGACAAGCCCCCGGGCTGGGCGAGGATCCGCTGCACCCCCCAGGagcccccgggagccccccggcAGCACCCGGCACAGCAGAGGCATCTGAAGCGCCGGACGTGGGGGTCTCTGCAGGGGACTGGAggggggcagaggctggggaTGCCCCGGCTGGCCCCACGGCACAAGAGGCTGGCACCGACCCGCGAGTCACTGGCACGGGGCCGGGCACCGATGGAGACACACCAGGGGTCTGCGGCGTCCCTCCAGGCTCTGTGCCGCCCAAGACTTTCTTCTTGTCCCCAGTGCCAGCGAGCCCCGAGGAGCCAGCGTCGGGCAGAGGGACCCCCGTGGCTGAGGGCATCCCCGGACTGGGGGGGGATGCAGCGGGGGGCAAACAGACTGTGTCCCCCAcgccagggctgggggaagcgGGGCCGACCCCAGAGGGCACCGGGGTGGGCATCGCCCCCGGAGGGGACGCACCAGGGGGTCCCAGCACGCTGCTATCGGGGGCTGAGTCACCAGTGCGCTCCCCCCCggggctctccctgctcccGTCCGCCCGGGAGCCACGGCCGGCCACCTCGGAGCGGCGAGAGGagcctgaggaggaggaggaggacacgGAGGACAGCGACGAGTCGGACGAGGAGCTGCGTTGCTACAACATCCAGGAGCAGAGCGAGGAGAGTGAGGAAGAGCCGGTGGCCGTGCCCATTGTGGTGGCCGagagccacagcagcaggaacctGCGCAGCCTCCTCAAGATGCCCAGCCTGCTCTCCGAGGCCTTCTGCGAGGACCTGGAGCGCAAGAAGAAGGCCGTGTCCTTCTACGACGATGTCACCATCTACCTCTTCGACCAG GAAAGTCCCACGCGGGAGCTGGGCGAGCAGAGCTTCCCGGATGCCCCCGAGCCTTCAGGACAGCCCCCGGCCAACGGCAGCCCCACGAGCCCCGCCAGCCCCACGGACAGGCTGAGCGCCTCCGACGACTCCTCGGACGGCAACGCCTCAGAAGAGA GCGGTGGCTTCGAGTGGGACGACGACTTTCCGCTCATGCCGGTGAAGCCGTCGCTGATGTCCTCGCTGTCGGGGACGCCGGCGGAGCCCGACCCGTCCGTCCCCGCACTGCTGCCGGTGCCCAAGCAGGTGCTGCCCATCCAGTTCTCCCGTTTCACGGTCTCGCCTGCCCCGGTGTCCCGGTTCTCCATCACCCACGTCTCCGACTCGGACATGGACTCCATAGGAG GCAGCAGCGAAGACGGTGACCGGGAGTGA